From the Desulfovibrio sp. JY genome, one window contains:
- a CDS encoding glycosyltransferase: MPSAKPDFLPGGAGKGVPRPWSSRAATPLLCLLCALAGLALAGRLEAGRWWFVFWWLASFGGLAWAVVRFPALGRGRAVLALLALGVGLRLVFVWAWPADSDVNRYIVEGALQAAGGNPYLLAPGDPQTLRLLPEALRPVIGRVNHPELSAAYPPLAELFCRLVAAISPTPGAFQAVAALADFALCLAAAVWVWRTGRPAALLLLCVANPLSLAMAAGEGHCDAFAALGVALAVGAFASRRDRMGFFLLGAAAMVKYPAVLLVPFFLHRTNAGKAWTACLPLALFGLYGPAGGHLFTSLAAFAGYVAHGGPVAAGLRPLFGSAAPWASLALGAACLTGLWLTVQDDRRGPIAGLTVGLACLPTVYPWYFLPLVPLLLARPGWAYWWILAGQGLVTAPSWLRAGGLGGEAWAMAVVWLPFVALTILGWRRPLLLVAGKRFAPVARLWVVVPTRNEAERLGACLTSLASGLADGTLAGVVVADGGSSDATAAVAAAHGARVVAATGGRGGQIAAALASLASLAAWAGEAVLVVHADAVCRPDVPGRVLFALNRDLRLSGGAVGMDFSGGGFGLWGIAALNALRARATGLSFGDQGQFFRREALDVAGGFPDMALMEDVELALRLREAGETAYLGGGLTVSARRWSGRGFGPNVVRVLTLFIGYLLGRRLGLGDPTGVRHYRRYYGRPPHQTPI; encoded by the coding sequence ATGCCTTCCGCCAAGCCTGATTTCCTCCCGGGCGGGGCAGGGAAAGGAGTTCCCCGGCCGTGGAGTTCCAGGGCGGCGACGCCACTTTTGTGCTTGCTCTGCGCCCTGGCCGGGCTGGCGCTGGCCGGGCGGCTGGAAGCCGGGCGATGGTGGTTTGTCTTCTGGTGGCTGGCGTCCTTTGGCGGGCTGGCCTGGGCCGTTGTCCGCTTTCCGGCGCTCGGGCGGGGCAGGGCGGTCCTGGCGCTCCTTGCCCTGGGCGTTGGGCTGCGTCTGGTCTTTGTGTGGGCCTGGCCGGCCGACTCCGACGTCAACCGCTACATCGTCGAAGGCGCGTTGCAAGCCGCCGGCGGCAATCCGTATCTGCTGGCCCCGGGTGATCCGCAAACGTTGCGGCTTTTGCCCGAAGCCCTGCGCCCGGTGATTGGCCGGGTCAACCACCCGGAACTCTCTGCCGCCTATCCGCCTCTGGCCGAGCTCTTTTGCCGGTTGGTGGCCGCGATTTCCCCGACGCCGGGCGCGTTTCAGGCGGTGGCCGCCCTGGCGGACTTTGCGCTGTGCCTGGCCGCGGCCGTCTGGGTGTGGCGCACGGGACGTCCGGCGGCGCTTTTGCTTTTGTGCGTGGCCAATCCGCTCTCGCTTGCCATGGCGGCCGGGGAGGGGCATTGCGACGCGTTCGCGGCCCTCGGCGTAGCCCTGGCCGTGGGCGCTTTTGCCTCCAGGCGGGACCGGATGGGCTTTTTCCTGCTCGGCGCGGCGGCCATGGTGAAATACCCGGCCGTGCTCCTTGTTCCTTTCTTTTTGCACCGGACCAACGCCGGCAAGGCCTGGACGGCCTGCCTGCCCCTGGCGCTCTTCGGGCTGTATGGCCCGGCCGGGGGGCATCTTTTCACTTCCCTGGCCGCTTTTGCCGGCTATGTCGCCCATGGCGGGCCGGTTGCGGCCGGACTACGTCCACTTTTCGGAAGTGCGGCCCCGTGGGCGTCCCTGGCCCTTGGCGCGGCTTGTCTGACCGGCCTGTGGCTTACGGTCCAGGACGATCGGCGCGGCCCCATCGCCGGGCTGACCGTCGGGCTCGCCTGCCTGCCCACGGTCTATCCCTGGTACTTCCTGCCACTTGTGCCCTTGCTTTTGGCCCGACCGGGCTGGGCCTACTGGTGGATTTTGGCCGGCCAGGGCCTTGTGACCGCGCCGAGTTGGCTCCGGGCCGGCGGGCTTGGCGGCGAGGCCTGGGCCATGGCGGTCGTCTGGCTGCCGTTTGTCGCGTTGACGATCCTTGGCTGGCGACGTCCGTTGCTGCTGGTCGCCGGCAAGCGCTTTGCGCCGGTGGCGCGGCTTTGGGTGGTGGTCCCGACCCGAAACGAGGCCGAGCGGCTCGGGGCGTGCCTCACGTCCCTGGCTTCGGGGCTTGCCGACGGAACCCTCGCCGGGGTGGTGGTCGCCGACGGCGGTTCGAGCGACGCCACCGCCGCCGTGGCCGCCGCCCATGGGGCGCGGGTGGTCGCGGCAACGGGCGGTCGGGGGGGGCAGATCGCCGCCGCCCTGGCCTCCCTGGCCTCCCTGGCCGCCTGGGCCGGCGAGGCCGTGCTGGTGGTCCACGCCGACGCGGTGTGCCGGCCGGACGTGCCGGGGCGGGTGCTTTTCGCCCTCAACCGGGACCTGCGCCTTTCCGGCGGGGCGGTGGGCATGGATTTTTCCGGCGGCGGTTTCGGGCTTTGGGGCATTGCCGCCTTAAACGCCCTGCGCGCCCGGGCCACGGGCCTAAGCTTTGGCGATCAGGGCCAGTTTTTCCGGCGCGAGGCCCTGGACGTTGCGGGCGGCTTTCCGGACATGGCGCTCATGGAGGACGTGGAATTGGCGCTAAGGCTGCGCGAGGCCGGCGAGACGGCTTATCTCGGCGGCGGGCTGACCGTTTCGGCCAGGCGGTGGTCCGGCCGGGGATTTGGCCCCAACGTGGTCCGGGTGCTCACGCTTTTTATCGGCTATCTCCTGGGCCGCCGCCTGGGGCTGGGCGATCCGACGGGCGTGCGCCACTACCGGCGCTACTACGGCCGGCCGCCTCACCAGACGCCGATATAA
- a CDS encoding DUF547 domain-containing protein yields MNRRIVLLTAMVLFLAAVVSVPAVAGDDAGYGRLLARHVADGRVDYAGLKKEEAQLDAALEAMARVDPAALSPQEQFAYYINVYNAWTLKLILEHYPGIRSIKEAGSLFRSPWKRSFVRLRDGVVSLDDIEHGILRPRFHDPRVHFAVNCASISCPPLAGAPYRGETLDAQLDAATRAFVNNPKNTFFKDGALHVSRIFDWYGEDFGGESGVWAFIRRFADAPLAGEMDAAPRHELVYDPYDWSLNGG; encoded by the coding sequence ATGAATAGGCGCATTGTTCTGCTGACGGCGATGGTGTTGTTTCTGGCGGCCGTCGTGTCCGTGCCGGCTGTTGCCGGCGACGACGCGGGGTATGGCCGGCTTTTGGCGCGCCATGTGGCGGACGGGCGCGTGGACTATGCCGGGTTGAAAAAAGAGGAAGCGCAACTCGACGCGGCCTTGGAGGCCATGGCCCGGGTCGACCCGGCCGCGCTCTCGCCCCAGGAGCAATTCGCCTACTATATCAATGTCTATAACGCCTGGACCCTGAAGCTGATCCTGGAGCATTACCCGGGCATTCGTTCCATCAAGGAGGCGGGGAGTCTTTTTCGTTCGCCGTGGAAACGGTCCTTCGTGCGTCTGCGGGACGGGGTGGTGAGCCTCGACGACATCGAGCACGGCATCCTGCGGCCGCGTTTCCATGACCCCCGGGTGCATTTCGCCGTCAACTGCGCCTCCATAAGCTGTCCGCCCCTGGCCGGCGCGCCGTATCGCGGCGAGACGCTTGACGCCCAGCTCGACGCCGCGACCCGGGCCTTCGTGAACAACCCGAAAAACACCTTTTTCAAGGACGGCGCGCTGCATGTGAGTCGCATCTTCGACTGGTACGGCGAGGATTTCGGCGGCGAGTCCGGGGTGTGGGCCTTCATCCGCCGCTTCGCCGATGCCCCCCTGGCCGGGGAAATGGACGCCGCGCCCCGCCACGAACTGGTCTATGACCCGTACGACTGGTCGCTCAACGGCGGATAG
- a CDS encoding response regulator: MPDCPRPPNHLPAGRRAPPAAPLPGILTGRETGPPPDASPDKNAARTGPAWPPGGPWRLLVVDDSTINRHLVRLYLEEAPVVLEEARNGREALERFVAGAYDCVIMDTIMPVMDGLEATRRIRAHEAGRGLAPTPIVGLSGRALNADEAACLEAGCTLFLRKPVRKATLLAALAGILPKKPPQ, from the coding sequence ATGCCAGACTGCCCACGTCCGCCCAACCACCTGCCGGCAGGCCGGCGCGCCCCGCCAGCGGCCCCCTTGCCCGGCATTCTGACCGGGCGGGAGACCGGCCCTCCGCCGGACGCGTCCCCGGACAAAAACGCCGCCCGGACCGGACCGGCCTGGCCCCCGGGCGGCCCCTGGCGCCTGCTCGTGGTCGACGATTCCACCATCAACCGGCACCTCGTGCGGCTGTACCTGGAAGAGGCGCCCGTTGTCCTGGAAGAAGCCCGAAACGGCCGGGAAGCGCTGGAACGGTTCGTCGCCGGGGCCTACGACTGCGTCATCATGGATACGATCATGCCGGTCATGGACGGCCTGGAGGCCACGCGCCGCATCCGGGCCCACGAAGCCGGACGCGGCCTGGCTCCGACTCCCATCGTGGGGCTTTCGGGCAGGGCACTCAATGCGGACGAAGCCGCCTGTCTGGAAGCCGGCTGTACCCTTTTCCTGCGTAAACCCGTGCGCAAGGCGACGCTGCTCGCAGCCCTGGCCGGAATTTTGCCCAAGAAGCCTCCGCAGTGA
- the ispD gene encoding 2-C-methyl-D-erythritol 4-phosphate cytidylyltransferase: MSVWTVLLAAGSGTRLAEASGGIKKQFLRLDGKPLYWRSLTAFARCPDVVGVVVVFPPTELDAAREELAGLLAAHDPGVAVVTTAGGVRRQDSVQNGLGALPSGCRFVLVHDAARPFVDPALIGRVVTALREGHEAVIPVLPVTDTIKEVREETVQATFDRSRLAAVQTPQGFDAALLRQAFAHAGEDFTVTDDASLVEHLGRPVHTVPGHPDNRKITNPEDLLLLEDATPSPVPVVGYGYDVHRYADPAHPGKQPARPMKLGGYPILGAPEVLAHSDGDVLLHALTDAILGCVAGGDIGQLFPDSDPEFDNMASGVFVSEALLLARDRGLAITHVDLTVIAQIPRIGPHAQAIRLNVAALLGLDKSHVNVKATTEEGLGFTGEKKGIKAIALVTGWKLASK; the protein is encoded by the coding sequence GTGTCCGTTTGGACCGTTCTGCTCGCCGCCGGCTCGGGGACCCGACTCGCCGAAGCCTCGGGCGGCATCAAAAAACAGTTTCTGCGTCTTGACGGCAAACCGCTCTACTGGCGGTCGCTGACCGCCTTTGCCCGCTGCCCGGATGTCGTCGGCGTGGTGGTGGTGTTTCCGCCGACCGAGCTGGACGCGGCCCGGGAAGAGCTGGCCGGATTGCTGGCCGCCCACGATCCGGGCGTGGCGGTCGTCACCACGGCCGGAGGCGTCCGCCGGCAGGATTCGGTCCAAAACGGCCTTGGCGCGCTGCCGTCCGGCTGCCGCTTCGTGCTCGTCCACGATGCGGCGCGGCCCTTTGTCGATCCGGCGCTCATCGGCCGGGTCGTAACCGCCCTTCGCGAGGGACACGAAGCCGTCATTCCGGTGCTGCCCGTCACGGACACCATCAAGGAAGTGCGCGAAGAAACGGTACAGGCCACCTTTGACCGCAGCCGGCTGGCCGCCGTACAAACGCCACAGGGGTTTGACGCGGCCCTGCTGCGCCAGGCCTTCGCCCACGCCGGCGAGGATTTCACCGTCACCGACGACGCAAGCCTCGTCGAGCACCTCGGCCGCCCGGTGCATACCGTACCCGGCCACCCGGACAACCGGAAAATCACCAATCCCGAGGACCTGCTCTTGCTCGAAGACGCCACTCCATCGCCCGTGCCCGTGGTCGGCTACGGCTACGACGTGCACCGCTACGCCGATCCCGCCCACCCCGGCAAACAGCCGGCCCGGCCCATGAAACTCGGCGGCTACCCTATCCTCGGCGCGCCCGAGGTGCTGGCCCATTCCGACGGCGACGTGCTGCTGCACGCCCTGACCGACGCCATCCTCGGCTGTGTGGCCGGCGGCGACATCGGGCAGCTTTTCCCGGACAGCGATCCCGAGTTCGACAACATGGCCTCGGGGGTCTTCGTCAGCGAGGCGCTGCTTCTGGCGCGCGACCGGGGACTTGCCATCACCCACGTGGACCTGACCGTCATCGCCCAGATTCCGCGCATCGGACCCCATGCCCAGGCCATTCGCCTGAACGTGGCGGCGCTTTTGGGGCTCGACAAGTCCCACGTCAACGTCAAGGCCACGACCGAGGAAGGACTGGGATTTACCGGCGAGAAAAAAGGCATCAAGGCCATCGCCCTGGTCACGGGCTGGAAGCTCGCATCGAAATAA
- a CDS encoding IS110 family transposase — protein sequence MAGQALSQLQAFVEASQGRSFFVGLDVHKNSYFVALRRFDGVVHTLVMSASPQALIDKLAAVGVTVAMAASESGPTGFTLSRALTKAGIPNLVAAPSRIPRPVVWGAKTDRLDCVKLADYAAKGMLRPIAVPTEEQEAQRSLERRRHDLADDLRRVKLRIHSHLLFLGLTEPPNLKYWSKVAVASLLKLPMHQAARYTLESFVREMHAITSELSLVEQQLETICRQGEHDKVIKCLRTVPGVGPLIAATFRLELFQPERFSRAEEVTSYLGLAPMVRQSGESKGRARLRPVGQTKLRSLLVEAAWKWRAHDPKAQAWYHKLLGKSGLAQKAITALARKLAIILWRLSLEKRAYRFEAVMA from the coding sequence ATGGCAGGACAAGCGTTATCCCAACTTCAAGCGTTTGTGGAGGCTTCACAAGGTCGATCTTTTTTTGTCGGATTGGATGTCCATAAAAATAGTTATTTTGTTGCGTTACGTCGGTTTGATGGAGTCGTCCACACCTTGGTGATGTCGGCGAGCCCGCAGGCTCTGATCGACAAATTGGCCGCGGTGGGCGTCACCGTGGCCATGGCGGCCAGTGAATCCGGGCCGACCGGATTCACCCTGTCCAGAGCGCTCACAAAGGCAGGGATTCCCAATCTCGTGGCGGCTCCCAGTCGGATTCCCCGCCCCGTGGTCTGGGGCGCAAAAACAGACCGGCTCGATTGCGTCAAACTGGCCGATTACGCCGCCAAGGGGATGCTGCGTCCCATCGCCGTGCCGACCGAGGAGCAAGAAGCCCAGAGGAGCCTGGAGCGCCGACGACACGATCTGGCCGACGACCTGCGTCGTGTGAAACTTCGCATCCATTCCCATCTGCTTTTTTTGGGCCTTACCGAACCACCCAATCTGAAATACTGGAGCAAGGTCGCTGTAGCATCCCTGCTTAAACTGCCCATGCATCAGGCTGCCCGGTATACGCTGGAAAGTTTTGTGCGGGAGATGCATGCCATCACCAGCGAATTGTCCCTCGTTGAACAGCAACTTGAGACAATTTGCCGCCAGGGAGAGCATGACAAAGTCATCAAGTGCCTGCGCACCGTGCCCGGTGTGGGGCCGCTCATCGCCGCGACCTTCCGTCTGGAGTTGTTTCAGCCGGAACGTTTCAGCCGGGCCGAAGAGGTGACAAGCTATCTGGGACTTGCGCCCATGGTGCGCCAGAGCGGCGAGAGCAAGGGCCGGGCCAGGTTACGGCCCGTGGGGCAGACCAAACTGCGAAGTCTTTTAGTGGAGGCGGCCTGGAAATGGCGCGCACACGATCCGAAGGCTCAGGCCTGGTATCACAAGTTGCTGGGGAAAAGCGGCCTGGCCCAAAAGGCCATCACAGCCTTAGCTCGAAAACTGGCCATCATTTTGTGGCGGCTGAGCCTGGAGAAACGAGCGTACCGATTTGAGGCGGTTATGGCGTGA
- a CDS encoding IS1595 family transposase, whose translation MARNIVQFQKGMSEDAFEAQFGTEEKCWAHLVQWRWPEGFVCPICGRDKYSLLIVGRRRLFQCSHCRTQTSVTAGTIFASTKVPLKKWFRAIYHLTQSKGGISSVELARRLGVTQTTAWKMSHKLMQVMLEREHQQRLTGRVEMDDAYLGGKRRGGKRGRGAPGKIPFIAAVETTKSGQPHKMKLCRVKGFRRNEVQRASQKILRSGTLVVTDRLPCFSEVQAAGCRHEPVQDSGRKAVQDSVFKWVNTMLGNVKSALLGTYRAVRGKHVSRYLASFGYRFNRRYDLATMLTRLAWVSLRTPPMPYRLLKLAEDCA comes from the coding sequence ATGGCAAGAAACATTGTGCAATTCCAGAAGGGTATGAGCGAAGATGCGTTTGAGGCGCAATTCGGCACCGAGGAGAAATGCTGGGCACACCTCGTGCAATGGCGTTGGCCCGAAGGATTCGTTTGTCCAATTTGCGGCAGGGATAAGTACTCGCTGCTTATTGTTGGCAGGCGACGGCTCTTTCAGTGCTCACATTGCCGTACGCAGACTTCGGTGACCGCTGGCACAATCTTCGCTTCCACCAAAGTTCCCCTCAAGAAGTGGTTCCGCGCCATTTATCACCTCACTCAAAGCAAGGGCGGCATCTCCAGTGTCGAATTAGCCCGCAGACTTGGTGTCACGCAAACGACGGCCTGGAAAATGTCTCACAAGCTGATGCAGGTCATGCTCGAACGTGAACACCAGCAACGTCTCACCGGCCGCGTAGAGATGGACGATGCTTACCTTGGCGGTAAACGACGTGGTGGGAAACGTGGACGTGGTGCCCCAGGAAAAATTCCGTTTATTGCGGCAGTTGAAACGACAAAAAGTGGACAACCACACAAGATGAAGCTGTGCCGAGTCAAAGGTTTTCGGCGTAATGAGGTGCAGCGGGCATCTCAGAAAATCTTGCGTTCCGGGACATTGGTGGTGACGGACCGGTTGCCATGTTTTTCCGAGGTCCAGGCTGCGGGCTGTCGGCACGAACCCGTTCAAGACAGTGGCCGCAAGGCTGTGCAGGACTCAGTATTTAAGTGGGTCAACACCATGCTTGGCAATGTGAAGTCAGCATTATTGGGAACATATCGTGCCGTGAGAGGCAAACATGTGTCGCGCTATCTGGCCTCGTTCGGATATCGATTCAATCGCCGTTATGACTTGGCGACAATGCTCACGCGGTTGGCCTGGGTCTCCTTGCGGACGCCGCCCATGCCTTACAGACTGCTCAAACTGGCTGAGGATTGTGCGTAA
- a CDS encoding glycyl radical protein, protein MTSSIEKELLSKIDVLHLPGPTPRVEAIRERFISLTPEICVERAQYITESYKETEDQPIHIRRAKALEKILGQMTIFIQPDEIIVGNQCTKPRAAPVFPEFSCKWLEDELDRLEKRTGDVFLISEAKKATLRELFPYWNGKTTNELATALMPHAAKEAQKYGVFTVGNYYFNGVGHISVDYAKVLDKGLDGIIAEARSELAGLDMTNPAHSAKITFLNAVIISNQAVIAFAKRFSDLAAEMAEKEADPTRKAELLEIARVCAAVPASPAQTFAEALQSFWFIQLVLQIESNGHSISPMRFDQYLFPYLLRDKDLGVEKAQELLDLLFIKFNEINKVRDEGSTKAFGGYPMFQNLIVGGVDREGEDATNPLSYMCLQATANTRLYQPSISIRVHSETPRALYEKAAEVTRLGLGMPAYYNDRFIIPGLLSRGLTREDARDYGIIGCVEPQVGGKTEGWHDAAFFNIAKVLELTLNNGVDPLSGERLGPETGDLTTFATYDDLMAAYRKQMEYSVKLLVVSDNAVDVAHGQRAPLPFLSSLVDDCIVKGKSLQEGGAHYNFTGPQGVGVANVADSLAALRKLVYEDKAVSLAELKAALASDFAGVEGESLRQRLVNRAPKYGNDEPYADEIAHEGALIYCKEVEKYTNPRGGRFQPGLYPVSANVPLGTVVGATPDGRKAGTPLADGVSPVSGMDHSGPTASVKSVTKLDHVIASNGTLLNMKFHPSALKDGQGISNLIAVTETLFNGGGTHIQYNVISKDTLTDAQMHPDNYRGLVVRVAGYSAFFTSLDRSIQDDIISRTEQMF, encoded by the coding sequence ATGACCAGCAGTATTGAGAAAGAGTTGTTGAGCAAGATCGACGTACTGCATTTGCCCGGTCCGACGCCGCGTGTCGAGGCCATACGGGAACGCTTCATCTCCCTGACTCCCGAAATCTGCGTGGAACGGGCCCAATACATCACCGAATCGTACAAGGAGACCGAGGACCAGCCCATCCACATCCGCCGGGCCAAGGCGTTGGAAAAGATCCTCGGCCAGATGACCATCTTCATCCAGCCCGACGAAATCATCGTCGGCAACCAGTGCACCAAGCCCCGCGCCGCGCCGGTCTTTCCCGAGTTTTCCTGCAAATGGCTGGAGGACGAACTCGATCGCCTGGAAAAACGCACCGGCGACGTCTTTTTGATCTCCGAGGCCAAGAAGGCCACCCTGCGCGAACTCTTTCCTTACTGGAACGGCAAGACGACCAACGAACTGGCCACGGCGCTCATGCCCCACGCCGCCAAGGAAGCCCAGAAATACGGCGTGTTCACCGTCGGCAACTATTATTTCAATGGCGTGGGCCACATCTCCGTCGACTATGCCAAGGTTCTGGACAAGGGCCTCGACGGCATCATCGCCGAAGCCCGCTCCGAACTGGCCGGGCTCGACATGACCAACCCGGCCCACTCGGCCAAGATCACCTTCCTCAATGCCGTCATCATCTCCAACCAGGCGGTCATCGCCTTTGCCAAGCGCTTTTCCGATCTGGCCGCCGAAATGGCCGAAAAGGAAGCCGACCCGACCCGCAAGGCCGAACTGCTGGAGATCGCCCGGGTCTGCGCCGCGGTGCCCGCCTCCCCGGCCCAAACCTTCGCCGAGGCGCTCCAGTCCTTCTGGTTCATCCAGCTCGTCTTGCAGATCGAATCCAACGGCCACTCCATCTCGCCCATGCGCTTCGACCAGTACCTGTTCCCCTATCTGCTGCGGGACAAGGACCTCGGCGTTGAAAAAGCCCAGGAGCTGCTGGACCTGCTTTTCATCAAGTTCAACGAGATCAACAAGGTGCGTGACGAGGGCTCGACCAAGGCCTTCGGCGGCTACCCCATGTTCCAAAACCTCATCGTCGGCGGCGTGGACCGGGAAGGCGAGGACGCCACCAACCCCCTGTCCTACATGTGCCTCCAGGCCACGGCCAACACCCGGCTCTACCAGCCCTCCATCTCCATCCGGGTGCACAGCGAAACGCCCCGGGCCCTGTACGAGAAAGCGGCCGAAGTGACGCGCCTGGGCCTTGGCATGCCGGCCTATTACAACGACCGCTTCATCATCCCGGGACTGCTCAGCCGCGGGCTCACCCGCGAGGACGCCCGCGACTACGGCATCATCGGTTGCGTCGAACCGCAGGTCGGCGGCAAGACCGAGGGCTGGCACGACGCCGCATTCTTCAATATCGCCAAGGTCCTCGAGCTGACGCTCAACAACGGCGTCGATCCCCTCTCCGGCGAGCGCCTCGGCCCGGAAACCGGCGACCTGACCACGTTCGCCACCTACGACGACCTCATGGCCGCCTACCGCAAGCAGATGGAATACAGCGTCAAGCTGCTCGTGGTCAGCGACAACGCCGTGGACGTGGCCCACGGCCAGCGCGCCCCGCTGCCCTTCCTGTCCTCCCTGGTCGATGACTGCATCGTCAAGGGCAAATCCCTCCAGGAAGGCGGCGCGCATTACAACTTCACCGGCCCCCAGGGCGTCGGCGTGGCCAACGTGGCCGACTCCCTGGCCGCCCTGCGCAAGCTCGTCTACGAGGACAAGGCCGTCAGCCTCGCCGAGCTCAAGGCGGCCCTGGCCTCGGACTTCGCCGGCGTCGAGGGGGAAAGCCTGCGCCAGAGGCTCGTCAACCGCGCGCCCAAGTACGGCAACGACGAGCCCTATGCTGACGAAATCGCCCACGAAGGCGCCCTGATTTATTGCAAGGAAGTCGAGAAATACACCAATCCCAGGGGCGGGCGCTTCCAGCCCGGCCTGTACCCGGTCTCGGCCAACGTGCCCCTGGGCACCGTCGTCGGGGCCACCCCGGACGGGCGCAAGGCCGGCACGCCCCTGGCCGACGGCGTCTCGCCGGTGTCGGGCATGGACCACTCCGGCCCCACGGCCTCGGTCAAGTCCGTCACCAAGCTCGACCACGTCATCGCCTCCAACGGCACCCTGCTCAACATGAAGTTCCACCCGAGCGCCCTCAAGGACGGCCAGGGCATCTCCAACCTCATCGCCGTGACCGAGACGCTCTTTAACGGCGGCGGCACGCATATCCAGTACAACGTCATCAGCAAGGACACGCTCACCGACGCGCAAATGCACCCCGACAACTACCGGGGCCTGGTCGTGCGCGTCGCCGGCTACAGCGCGTTCTTCACCTCCCTTGACCGCTCCATCCAGGACGACATCATCTCGCGTACCGAGCAGATGTTCTAG
- a CDS encoding glycyl-radical enzyme activating protein, whose protein sequence is MTLRKKFQLFSPRGVDADDTTGVVSDFQRFSIHDGPGIRTIVFLKGCPLHCLWCQNPENIRPAPQLMYIAANCIRCGKCVEACPNHCLTATPEEGIVLDRERCALPQCGQCQRVCYANALTVCGRYLSVSEVMEEVELDREFYDRSGGGVTFSGGEPFAQPRFLEALAEEAKNRGLHTAVETCGQADWQVMRPALRHMDLVLFDIKHMDAAVHKELTGSTNTRILANLRAIDDMGIPTRLRLPLIPGRNDSPENLRRTVALAAELKHLIALDILPYHRMGEPKWQQLGQDYALHGLVPHGRDEVERLTASLQPFPIAVTIGG, encoded by the coding sequence ATGACCTTGCGCAAGAAATTTCAGCTTTTCTCCCCTCGGGGCGTCGACGCCGACGACACGACCGGCGTGGTCAGCGACTTCCAGCGTTTTTCCATCCACGACGGCCCCGGCATCCGGACCATCGTCTTTCTCAAGGGCTGCCCGCTCCATTGCCTGTGGTGCCAGAACCCGGAAAACATCCGGCCCGCCCCCCAGCTCATGTACATCGCCGCCAACTGCATCCGCTGCGGCAAGTGCGTGGAGGCCTGTCCCAATCACTGCCTCACGGCCACGCCGGAGGAAGGCATCGTCCTTGACCGGGAGCGCTGCGCCCTGCCCCAGTGCGGGCAATGCCAGCGCGTGTGCTACGCCAACGCCCTCACGGTCTGCGGCCGCTACCTGAGCGTGTCCGAGGTCATGGAGGAAGTGGAGCTCGACCGGGAATTCTACGACCGTTCCGGCGGCGGCGTGACCTTTTCGGGCGGCGAACCCTTCGCCCAGCCCCGCTTTCTGGAGGCGTTGGCCGAGGAGGCGAAAAATCGGGGCCTGCACACGGCCGTCGAAACCTGCGGTCAGGCCGACTGGCAGGTCATGAGGCCGGCCCTGCGCCACATGGACCTGGTTCTTTTCGACATCAAGCACATGGACGCGGCGGTCCACAAGGAACTTACGGGATCGACCAACACGCGCATCCTGGCCAATCTTCGCGCCATCGACGACATGGGCATCCCGACGCGCCTGCGCCTGCCGCTGATACCGGGACGCAACGACTCGCCGGAAAACCTGCGCCGGACAGTCGCCCTGGCCGCCGAACTCAAGCATCTGATCGCCCTGGACATCCTGCCCTACCACCGTATGGGCGAACCGAAATGGCAACAATTGGGCCAGGACTACGCCCTGCACGGCCTCGTTCCCCACGGCCGGGACGAGGTCGAGCGGCTCACGGCGTCGCTGCAGCCGTTTCCCATCGCGGTCACCATCGGCGGTTGA
- a CDS encoding aquaporin family protein produces the protein MSAPSLSKEMFSEFLGTMILIIFGAGSVAMKVFFGDALNISWDTITFGWGLGVFFGVLASLRSGAHINPAVTLGLAVTGRFPWSKVLPYALAQTAGGFLGAAIVFLDFKAKWLMADPALVKTAGIFCTFPAVPGFWPGFIDQVIGTAVLLFGILSIGDFGAKNKVPWIGPVAVAMLVMAIGMSLGAMNGYAINPARDFGPRFFALVAGFTQPNLMDASIVLVPILGPLVGGALGAFVYDMTTGALNKDPDAEFCEDGAQACES, from the coding sequence ATGAGCGCGCCGTCATTGAGCAAAGAGATGTTCTCCGAATTCCTGGGAACCATGATCCTCATCATCTTCGGAGCCGGAAGCGTGGCCATGAAGGTCTTTTTTGGCGATGCACTCAACATCTCCTGGGATACGATCACCTTCGGCTGGGGCCTGGGCGTATTTTTCGGGGTGCTCGCCAGCCTGCGTTCCGGCGCGCACATCAATCCGGCCGTGACCCTGGGGCTCGCCGTCACGGGTCGCTTCCCCTGGAGCAAGGTGCTCCCCTACGCCCTGGCCCAGACTGCCGGCGGGTTTCTGGGCGCGGCCATCGTATTCCTCGATTTCAAGGCCAAATGGCTCATGGCCGACCCCGCGCTGGTCAAAACGGCCGGCATCTTCTGCACCTTCCCGGCCGTGCCCGGCTTCTGGCCCGGTTTCATCGACCAGGTCATCGGCACCGCCGTGCTGCTCTTCGGCATCCTTTCCATCGGCGACTTCGGGGCCAAGAACAAAGTGCCCTGGATCGGGCCCGTGGCCGTGGCCATGCTGGTCATGGCCATCGGCATGAGCCTTGGCGCCATGAACGGCTACGCCATCAATCCGGCCCGCGACTTCGGTCCCCGGTTCTTCGCCCTGGTGGCCGGCTTCACCCAGCCCAACCTGATGGACGCCAGCATCGTGCTCGTGCCCATCCTTGGTCCCCTGGTCGGTGGCGCGCTTGGCGCGTTCGTGTACGACATGACCACGGGCGCCTTGAACAAAGACCCCGATGCCGAGTTTTGCGAAGACGGCGCGCAGGCGTGCGAGTCATGA